The Bacillota bacterium genome contains a region encoding:
- a CDS encoding isocitrate/isopropylmalate dehydrogenase family protein: MRHRVTLIPGDGTGPELMDVAVKVLEATGVEFDWDVQEAGAEVMDKYGTPLPEKVLDSIKRNGVAFKGPITTPIGTGFRSVNVALRHELGLYACVRPCKTYPGVRSRYSGIDLVIIRENSEDLYAGVEFDEGSPEAAQIIGMSKGKIRDGSAISIKPLSYFASSRIARFAFEYALANGRKKVTAVAKANIMKFTDGLFYRAARDVAKDYEGKIQYEELLVDNMCMQLVQVPEKYDVLVMPNLYGDILSDLCAGLVGGLGVAPGANIGDGVAIFEPTHGSAPKYKGMNKVNPIALILSGMLMLRHLGENEAAAAVERAVAEVIREGKDVTYDLKPDRNDPSAVGTKEMGDAIVRRLS, translated from the coding sequence ATGCGTCATAGAGTGACCCTTATCCCCGGGGATGGGACAGGTCCAGAATTAATGGATGTAGCAGTTAAGGTGCTTGAGGCCACCGGAGTCGAGTTTGACTGGGATGTGCAAGAGGCCGGGGCAGAAGTCATGGATAAATACGGCACCCCGCTTCCCGAGAAGGTGCTTGATTCCATCAAGCGAAATGGAGTGGCCTTCAAGGGGCCGATCACGACCCCTATTGGCACAGGCTTTCGCAGCGTTAATGTGGCCCTTCGTCATGAATTAGGCCTTTATGCATGTGTAAGGCCATGCAAGACATATCCAGGGGTAAGATCAAGGTATTCCGGGATTGATCTCGTGATCATCAGGGAAAACAGTGAGGACCTTTATGCTGGAGTCGAATTCGATGAAGGTTCACCCGAAGCGGCTCAGATAATAGGAATGAGTAAAGGAAAGATCCGGGATGGGTCCGCTATTTCAATAAAACCTCTATCGTATTTCGCGTCCTCGCGTATAGCGCGATTCGCCTTTGAATATGCTCTAGCCAATGGGCGCAAGAAGGTCACGGCTGTAGCCAAGGCAAACATAATGAAATTCACCGATGGGCTTTTCTACCGCGCCGCGAGGGATGTGGCAAAGGATTACGAGGGCAAAATCCAGTATGAGGAATTACTGGTAGATAATATGTGCATGCAGCTAGTTCAGGTGCCAGAAAAATATGATGTCCTGGTCATGCCAAACCTCTACGGTGATATACTCTCTGACCTGTGCGCCGGTCTTGTGGGGGGGTTGGGAGTCGCGCCCGGGGCGAATATTGGGGATGGGGTCGCCATTTTCGAGCCGACTCACGGCTCAGCGCCTAAATATAAGGGAATGAACAAAGTTAACCCTATTGCCCTAATACTTTCTGGGATGCTGATGCTGAGACACCTAGGAGAAAATGAGGCTGCCGCCGCGGTGGAAAGGGCAGTTGCAGAGGTCATCCGTGAAGGCAAAGATGTAACTTATGACTTGAAACCAGATAGAAATGACCCGAGCGCCGTCGGGACTAAGGAGATGGGAGATGCGATAGTGAGGAGGCTCTCATGA
- the rnhC gene encoding ribonuclease HIII encodes MQRVGLDESGKGDYFGPLVVAAVCANEEIEERLKAMGVKDSKRLSDKRILELAVEIKRLCPNSVVTIGPKRYNQLYRQFRNLNRLLAWAHARALENVLEPTRCELAIADQFGDESFLLNALMEKGRQVRLEQRHRAEEETVVAAASILARAEFVEQIQELSVLAGIELPKGASNPSIISVGKSIFEKGGVPALEEVAKLHFKITDAICE; translated from the coding sequence GTGCAAAGAGTTGGTTTAGACGAGTCCGGCAAGGGGGACTACTTCGGTCCCTTGGTAGTTGCAGCTGTATGCGCTAATGAGGAAATTGAGGAACGGCTCAAGGCAATGGGTGTTAAAGATAGTAAACGTCTTTCCGATAAACGTATTCTCGAGCTTGCTGTAGAGATTAAGCGGCTATGCCCGAATTCTGTGGTCACTATAGGGCCAAAAAGATACAATCAGCTCTATCGGCAATTCCGCAACCTAAATCGCCTCCTCGCATGGGCCCATGCGCGAGCTTTGGAGAATGTCCTTGAGCCTACCAGGTGCGAACTTGCCATTGCTGATCAGTTTGGCGATGAGTCATTTCTATTGAATGCATTGATGGAGAAAGGCAGGCAGGTGCGCCTCGAACAACGACATCGCGCGGAGGAAGAAACGGTGGTGGCGGCAGCGTCAATTCTGGCGCGTGCCGAATTCGTAGAGCAGATACAGGAGCTTTCGGTTTTGGCCGGCATTGAATTACCAAAAGGAGCCTCAAACCCCTCAATAATCTCTGTCGGCAAGAGTATATTCGAAAAGGGCGGAGTCCCTGCGCTCGAGGAAGTAGCCAAGCTTCATTTCAAAATCACCGATGCTATATGTGAGTAG
- a CDS encoding ABC transporter substrate-binding protein — translation MSKWLRSLVFVVVLGSLILGLASISFGQGVPVPFEYATLQEYQKATGKKIAQFGEAPMLANLVKQRKLPPVKERLPGNPKVIVPVEEIGQYGGTWHRAWLGPSDAWGPRRLMVEQIIQFNADGTKIIPNIAESWEVSEGGKTFTFKLKKGIRWSDGHPFTADDIVFQYEDVLLNKELTPVFPDWLTIAGKPVVIEKVDDYTVRFRFAATYGLFLYQFADKSADLYAPKHYMKQFHPRYTPMEKLKQLAKNATGTENWFQLYQLKSDNWWVNNPDYPTIWAWKAVSPPTGTQFIMERNPYYWKVDTRGNQLPYIDRISNILVENVEMLNLKALTGELDMQWRYMQLENFTALMENREKGDYRILKWRGARGANPVIYLNYTCKDQILRNIFLDARFRKALSLAINRDEINEIANLGLGKPRQASLIPGVPYYSKEWEKAYAEYDPEKANKLLDEMGLTNRDKQGFRLRPDGKTLALTIEYTARFGPWTETFNLVKKYWEDIGIKVALKLEDSSLWTTRRDANELEVTGWQMDSQAPWLAEGTWLVPTGNPRYWGTEYARWVETGGKAGEKPEGDMAKILELWDKVKRTIDEKERDKLIEEIIGLHIRNIWLIGTVGETPDLVVVKNNFRNVPSELIADGTFDTPRNAEPQQFFIRQR, via the coding sequence ATGTCGAAGTGGTTGAGATCACTGGTGTTCGTTGTTGTGCTTGGGAGTCTGATTCTAGGTCTTGCATCTATCTCCTTTGGACAGGGTGTACCTGTCCCTTTTGAGTATGCCACTCTTCAGGAATACCAGAAAGCTACCGGAAAGAAGATAGCCCAGTTTGGCGAAGCCCCCATGCTGGCAAATCTGGTAAAGCAGAGGAAACTCCCTCCAGTAAAGGAAAGACTGCCAGGAAACCCTAAGGTCATTGTACCGGTGGAGGAAATAGGTCAATATGGAGGGACCTGGCATCGCGCTTGGCTTGGGCCATCTGATGCCTGGGGGCCGCGCAGGCTCATGGTTGAACAGATAATTCAATTCAACGCAGATGGTACAAAAATCATCCCCAATATAGCTGAAAGCTGGGAAGTATCCGAGGGAGGTAAAACCTTTACCTTCAAGCTGAAGAAGGGAATAAGATGGTCTGATGGGCATCCATTTACTGCCGATGATATAGTGTTTCAATATGAGGATGTTCTCTTAAACAAGGAGCTTACCCCCGTGTTCCCTGATTGGCTTACCATAGCTGGGAAGCCGGTGGTAATTGAAAAGGTAGACGACTACACGGTGAGGTTCCGCTTTGCAGCTACTTATGGACTGTTCCTCTATCAATTCGCCGACAAGAGCGCGGATCTCTATGCCCCCAAACATTATATGAAGCAATTTCACCCACGTTATACCCCAATGGAGAAATTAAAACAACTTGCGAAGAATGCGACAGGGACCGAAAACTGGTTCCAGCTCTATCAACTGAAGAGTGATAATTGGTGGGTGAATAATCCAGATTACCCCACTATTTGGGCGTGGAAAGCCGTCTCACCTCCAACCGGCACGCAGTTTATCATGGAGCGTAACCCCTATTATTGGAAGGTAGATACTAGGGGGAATCAGCTTCCTTATATTGACCGCATATCCAATATTTTGGTAGAAAATGTGGAGATGCTGAATCTTAAGGCCCTAACTGGAGAACTGGATATGCAATGGCGATATATGCAGCTTGAAAATTTCACAGCCCTGATGGAAAACAGGGAAAAGGGGGATTACCGGATACTCAAGTGGAGAGGTGCCAGGGGGGCCAACCCCGTGATCTACCTTAACTATACGTGCAAAGATCAAATCCTGAGGAACATCTTCCTGGATGCTCGATTCAGGAAGGCCCTTTCCTTGGCCATCAACAGGGACGAGATCAATGAAATAGCTAACCTCGGGTTAGGTAAGCCTCGGCAGGCATCCCTTATCCCGGGTGTTCCATATTACTCTAAGGAATGGGAGAAGGCATACGCTGAATACGATCCTGAGAAGGCTAACAAGCTTCTGGATGAGATGGGGCTAACCAACCGAGATAAACAGGGATTTAGGCTGCGTCCCGATGGCAAGACGCTGGCGTTGACCATCGAATATACAGCGCGGTTTGGACCCTGGACAGAGACTTTTAATCTGGTGAAGAAGTATTGGGAGGATATAGGAATCAAGGTAGCTCTAAAACTCGAAGATAGTTCCTTGTGGACAACGCGGAGAGATGCAAATGAACTAGAGGTAACCGGATGGCAGATGGATAGCCAGGCTCCCTGGCTTGCGGAAGGGACATGGCTTGTGCCTACAGGGAATCCCAGATATTGGGGGACTGAATATGCAAGGTGGGTCGAAACTGGAGGAAAGGCAGGGGAAAAGCCAGAGGGAGACATGGCTAAGATCCTGGAGCTTTGGGATAAAGTAAAAAGAACCATCGATGAGAAGGAGCGGGATAAGCTCATTGAAGAGATCATCGGCCTTCATATTAGGAATATCTGGCTCATAGGCACGGTAGGGGAGACCCCCGATCTGGTCGTAGTAAAGAACAACTTCCGGAACGTTCCATCAGAACTCATCGCCGATGGGACCTTTGACACCCCGAGAAATGCTGAGCCGCAGCAATTCTTTATCAGGCAGAGGTAA
- a CDS encoding ABC transporter substrate-binding protein — protein MGKCSNMLVFALAFISMILVISPVSFGKKVPVPFEYATVQDYQQITGKRIAHFNEAPMLSQLVKQGKLPPIKERLPQDPKVIVPVEEVGQYGGTWRRAWLGPSDAYGPWKLMEETIVQYNATGTKIVANIADRWSMSKDGRVFTFHLRKGIKWSDGEPFTADDILYQFEDVLFNKDLTPTFPKWLTAGGKPVEVEKVDDYTVKFSFAQPYPLFLNQFAIQSHALYAPKHYMKQFNPKYTSEAKLNERAKAAGFASWYQLYLAKEDAWWVNDPDRPTIWAWKAENSPTSPQFRMVRNPYYWKVDTAGNQLPYIDTIVNILTENADMVNLKAMTGELDMQWRHILASNYTVFMENRDKGDYRVIVWKSAQGSNPTICFNLTCKDPVLRKLFNDDRFRKALSIAINREEINELVFSGLAVPRQASLIPEVPYYSPEWEKAWAQYDPKKANAMLDELGLVKRDKDGYRLRPDGKRLAVTIEYMQAIGFASDVCELIKQYWENIGVATALKVDERSLYTARRQGNETEITIEGMSAQVPFLTESKWIIPSTTLDHWGIEYARWYITNGKAGEKPPADIAKLFNLWDQIGATVDEKKRDELVNEMIDLHIKNIWFIGTVGMAPTIAIVKNDFRNVPEGILDCSLNTPRHAEPSQFFIKQR, from the coding sequence ATGGGAAAATGTTCTAATATGCTTGTATTCGCGCTCGCTTTCATCAGTATGATCCTGGTCATTTCGCCCGTTTCCTTTGGCAAGAAGGTCCCTGTTCCTTTTGAATACGCTACTGTTCAGGACTATCAGCAGATCACCGGGAAGAGAATAGCGCACTTTAATGAAGCTCCGATGCTCTCTCAACTTGTGAAGCAGGGTAAGCTTCCTCCAATAAAGGAGAGGCTGCCTCAGGATCCCAAGGTGATCGTCCCGGTAGAAGAGGTGGGCCAGTATGGCGGCACCTGGCGTCGAGCATGGCTCGGACCGTCTGATGCCTATGGGCCCTGGAAGCTGATGGAGGAAACGATAGTCCAATACAATGCAACCGGCACGAAGATTGTCGCTAATATCGCGGATAGGTGGAGCATGTCAAAAGACGGCAGAGTTTTCACATTCCATTTGAGGAAGGGAATAAAGTGGTCTGATGGAGAACCATTTACAGCTGATGATATCTTGTATCAGTTTGAAGACGTGCTATTCAACAAAGACCTTACCCCCACATTCCCCAAATGGCTTACGGCAGGCGGCAAACCCGTAGAGGTCGAAAAGGTGGATGATTATACGGTAAAATTCAGCTTTGCCCAGCCATACCCGCTTTTCCTCAACCAGTTCGCCATACAGAGCCATGCGCTCTATGCCCCGAAGCACTATATGAAGCAATTCAATCCCAAGTATACGTCTGAGGCCAAACTAAACGAAAGGGCAAAGGCGGCTGGTTTTGCCAGCTGGTATCAGCTGTATCTGGCAAAGGAAGATGCCTGGTGGGTAAATGATCCTGACAGGCCCACTATTTGGGCATGGAAGGCCGAGAATTCGCCTACCAGCCCTCAATTTAGAATGGTGCGCAACCCATATTATTGGAAGGTTGATACTGCGGGGAATCAGCTGCCTTACATAGACACTATAGTCAATATCCTTACCGAAAACGCGGATATGGTCAACCTCAAAGCCATGACCGGGGAGTTGGATATGCAATGGCGTCATATCCTTGCAAGCAACTACACAGTTTTCATGGAGAATAGGGACAAGGGCGATTACCGGGTGATTGTCTGGAAATCTGCGCAAGGCTCGAACCCGACCATCTGTTTCAATCTAACCTGCAAAGATCCGGTTTTGCGTAAGCTTTTCAATGACGACCGGTTCCGGAAGGCCCTTTCCATAGCCATCAACAGGGAAGAGATCAATGAACTGGTCTTTTCCGGGCTTGCTGTTCCGAGGCAGGCATCACTCATACCTGAGGTGCCATACTACTCGCCTGAATGGGAAAAAGCATGGGCACAGTATGATCCGAAAAAGGCCAATGCTATGCTGGATGAGCTAGGCCTCGTGAAAAGAGATAAGGACGGCTACAGGCTGCGTCCGGATGGTAAGAGGCTGGCTGTTACTATTGAATACATGCAGGCTATCGGCTTTGCCTCAGATGTGTGTGAGCTTATCAAGCAGTATTGGGAGAATATCGGGGTCGCGACCGCTCTCAAAGTAGATGAGAGATCTCTCTACACCGCAAGGAGACAAGGGAATGAGACGGAGATAACCATAGAGGGCATGTCTGCCCAGGTGCCGTTCCTAACGGAGAGTAAATGGATAATCCCATCTACTACGCTTGATCACTGGGGCATAGAGTACGCGCGATGGTATATCACCAATGGGAAGGCCGGAGAAAAGCCACCTGCGGATATCGCCAAGCTTTTTAACCTGTGGGATCAGATAGGGGCAACGGTGGACGAAAAGAAGAGGGATGAGCTCGTAAATGAGATGATCGATCTCCATATCAAGAATATCTGGTTCATAGGGACTGTCGGAATGGCTCCCACTATCGCCATTGTCAAAAATGATTTCAGGAACGTTCCTGAGGGAATTCTGGACTGCAGCTTGAATACTCCGAGGCATGCGGAGCCATCGCAGTTCTTCATAAAACAGAGGTAG
- a CDS encoding dihydrodipicolinate synthase family protein — protein sequence MNSQPRLYGVVVPIVTPINSDETVDEEGLKDLVQYILEGGVHGIFVMGTTGEFPRFTIDEWRRAVAIVSETIAGKIPLYVGVSDTSTQKVIQRIEMAEDYDVSAVVITPPFYYPLSDQNEIILFYRKAAEACDIPVIVYNIPSLNPTHIHQDTWKELFKIPGIYGLKDSSGDIDDMRFLTSCARDFENISVFVGDESLYADGLLMGADGVVPSLGNVAPRLCVSLYDACIAKDMQEISKLFAAVKDLGALNSIAPSSLGAVAWKKKALELMGICKSHMTQPFWWPEDEVLPLIREKLEKYNLI from the coding sequence ATGAATTCACAACCGCGATTGTATGGTGTAGTCGTCCCCATCGTGACTCCGATAAATTCTGATGAAACTGTAGATGAAGAGGGGTTGAAGGACCTTGTTCAATATATTCTGGAGGGCGGGGTCCATGGTATCTTCGTCATGGGAACAACCGGGGAATTCCCCAGGTTTACCATTGATGAGTGGAGACGAGCTGTAGCGATAGTATCTGAAACAATTGCGGGTAAGATCCCATTATATGTGGGGGTTAGTGATACTTCAACCCAGAAGGTAATCCAGCGCATTGAAATGGCAGAGGACTACGACGTCAGTGCGGTGGTAATCACCCCTCCCTTCTATTATCCATTGTCCGACCAGAATGAGATCATCTTGTTCTATCGGAAAGCGGCGGAGGCCTGCGACATTCCAGTGATCGTCTACAACATTCCCTCACTCAATCCTACGCATATCCATCAAGACACCTGGAAAGAACTCTTCAAGATCCCAGGAATATACGGCCTCAAGGATAGCTCCGGGGATATCGATGACATGCGATTCCTCACTTCCTGCGCCAGAGATTTCGAGAATATCTCAGTTTTCGTTGGAGATGAATCCCTGTATGCTGACGGATTGTTAATGGGAGCAGATGGAGTCGTCCCTTCGTTAGGTAATGTAGCTCCAAGATTGTGCGTATCACTCTACGATGCATGCATTGCCAAAGATATGCAGGAAATTAGTAAGCTGTTTGCAGCGGTTAAAGATTTGGGCGCTTTGAATTCAATCGCTCCCTCTTCTCTTGGAGCGGTCGCATGGAAGAAAAAAGCTCTAGAACTCATGGGCATTTGCAAGAGCCATATGACTCAACCATTTTGGTGGCCGGAAGACGAAGTGCTCCCCTTGATACGCGAAAAGCTCGAGAAATACAATTTAATTTGA